In one Drosophila gunungcola strain Sukarami chromosome 2R unlocalized genomic scaffold, Dgunungcola_SK_2 000004F, whole genome shotgun sequence genomic region, the following are encoded:
- the LOC128254432 gene encoding neurogenic protein mastermind — translation MSLKRYATLLAFGQNQNPSQNHTTTSSLVVATTEGIPSSSSYGSFNSEELVSQSQEHMSSSSSISTHTTYYTGGLGQYHQQRGGSGSVISGVGGGGGPGGPQTYANVVNGNVNLLLGGAMLSLVTTILCVVCYCCHRNIKKRTEAAYRQHQHQWLEGDPNMEIYSVEQCYETSGLFLGDSTDGLSAVPALHHEPPPSYDAVVLHEQQLHQQQLEQQQQQQLQLQLQQQQQQLLMQRVSPPPGYRSSLDISGGQGQRTTSFGRGTPDGSGDVAVASGSAGTGGLLVNKQLQLALNAQSCCSLQRAEVESMWNAAAAAVAARSGNCLEMETLQVCKPAAQNIRLNTFGRRYLQQSHQHSANHYRRGCPLCGKFRYEGEAEDEPLTAALSVESGLNMSGRREEPALCPCPSDIDNGNHISGDAQQEDEANGNVQECSTRDDSIPSIPTNAVNDENDNAATSDSPATSQNDKGPEMEVEQELDQAMGQQVEQDLNNINENGIISLDMSKIIDRSGLPTYEGAIKLESSGYV, via the exons ATGTCTCTAAAACGTTATGCAACTCTGCTGGCCTTTGGTCAAAACCAAAATCCAAGTCAAAATCACACAACAACATCGTCATTGGTGGTGGCCACAACGGAGGGCAttccatcatcatcatcgtatGGAAGTTTTAACAGCGAGGAGCTGGTGTCCCAATCCCAGGAGCATATGTCATCCTCGTCCTCGATTTCGACGCACACCACCTACTACACCGGCGGATTGGGGCAGTATCATCAGCAGCGCGGTGGATCCGGATCTGTCATCTCCGGTGTTGGCGGCGGTGGAGGACCTGGTGGACCCCAGACGTATGCAAATGTAGTCAACGGCAATGTGAATCTGCTGCTCGGCGG GGCGATGCTTTCCCTGGTGACAACCATATTGTGTGTGGTCTGCTATTGTTGCCATCGGAATATCAAAAAGCGGACTGAGGCCGCCTACAGGCAGCACCAGCATCAGTGGCTCGAAGGCGATCCCAACATGGAAATATACAGCGTGGAACAG TGCTACGAGACATCTGGCCTGTTTCTGGGGGACTCCACAGATGGGCTGTCCGCCGTGCCCGCCCTGCACCACGAACCACCGCCCTCGTACGACGCGGTGGTGCTGCACGAGCAGCAACTCCACCAGCAAcagctggagcagcagcagcagcagcaattgcagctgcaactgcaacagcagcagcagcagctactgATGCAGCGCGTCTCACCGCCGCCGGGATACCGATCCTCGCTGGACATCAGCGGAGGGCAGGGACAGAGAACGACTAGCTTCGGTCGCGGCACACCCGATGGCAGTGGGGATGTGGCCGTGGCCAGTGGCAGTGCTGGAACTGGAGGCCTGCTGGTCAACAAGCAGTTGCAGCTGGCCCTGAACGCCCAGTCCTGCTGCTCATTGCAGCGGGCCGAGGTGGAGAGCATGTGGAatgcggcggcggcggcggtggctgCCCGCAGCGGAAATTGCCTGGAAATGGAGACGCTGCAGGTGTGCAAGCCGGCGGCCCAGAATATCAGATTGAACACCTTCGGGCGGCGGTATTTGCAGCAGAGCCACCAGCACAGTGCCAACCACTACCGACGTGGCTGTCCGCTGTGCGGCAAGTTCCGTTACGAAGGCGAGGCGGAAGATGAGCCCCTAACTGCCGCTCTGTCCGTGGAGAGCGGTCTCAATATGAGCGGGCGCAGAGAGGAGCCGGCCCTGTGTCCCTGTCCCAGCGACATCGATAATGGCAACCACATTTCTGGCGATGCCCAGCAGGAGGACGAGGCCAACGGGAATGTTCAGGAATGTTCCACTAGGGATGACTCCATACCGTCTATACCCACAAACGCTGTCAATGATGAAAATGACAACGCAGCAACGTCGGACTCACCAGCAACATCCCAAAATGACAAAGGACCGGAGATGGAGGTGGAACAGGAGCTGGATCAGGCAATGGGCCAACAGGTCGAACAGGATTTGAACAACATTAACGAAAACGGCATCATCAGCCTGGACATGAGTAAAATCATTGACAGATCGGGACTGCCCACATACGAGGGAGCCATCAAACTGGAGTCCAGTGGTTATGTGTGA